CGTGCGACGTCCCTTAGCGGAGCCGGTAGAGGCGGACGGGGTAGAGCTGCCGGGGAGACGACCGGAACAACTCCTTGTTCTGCGTCAGCCCCACCGACGTTCGCACGCCTTCCAGATACGGTCCCCAGGATTCCGGGTCGACATGTTCGGGAGGCTCGAACGAGCCCCACAGGATGTGGGTCACGCCATACTGGCGGGCGACTTCCTCGATCCGCGCCGCACTGTAGTTCCGGGGCATGAGGACCGTAGGACGGTCCGCGGCCACGCGCATTTCCCAGGGGAACCACGTCATGATCCGAGCGTCGGGCGGGACGGCGTCGGGGTGCTCCTTGATCCAGTCGGCCGTTTCGCGGAGGGCCGTCCAGTGGAGTTGGAAGGGCTTCTGGAACCACGAGGCATCGTAGGCCCAGGTCGGGTCCGCCCAGAGGAGCGCGACGTATGTCGCCGCCAGCCAGCCGAAGGCGCGGCGGTCGACGTTCAGCCGATCGAGCCACGCGAGCACTCCGGCCGCGGCCGTGGGGATCATGACCAGGTAGACCGGCAGATAGTATCGGCCAAGCTGCGCCACCTGGGTCACGTCGGCGATGCTCTTCACGGTCGCCGCGACGAACACGAGGAAGATCGTCGCCGAGAGCCAGTCCACGTCGCGTCCCGGTTCGTTCCGCCCGTTCCGCAACCGTGACAAGTAGCCCGCGGCGAGCGGCAGGCCGACGATCATCGTCGAGTAGACGGCGATGATGATCAGCGACTTGATCTTCACGCGGACGATCTCGGGAGCGTTCGCCGCTGTGTAGAACTGCTCGGGCCGGGTATTCCCCTGCTCGTAGTGGTGGACGGTCCACGAGAAGTTGTATTCAAACAGGTTCGTGTACGAGTAGAACGGCCGGCCGTACTCCTTGTACGTCGCCCATCCCCAGGGGGCGATCACCAGCAGGGTGATCCCGACCCAGAGTGCGATCAGCAGCGGCCGCCGCCTCAGATTCACGAGCGCATTCAATCCCGAGGCCGCCGCCAACGCCAAACCGGTATTCCGCGCCAGGATCGCCAGCCCGCCGCAAAGCCCCGCGACGAGGGTCCACCCTAACGCCGATTTTGCCCGGGCGCTGTTCCAGACCTCGGTGATCGTCCAGACGGCCAGGATCGCCGTGAGGGCGACGAGGCTCTCGCGCAGGACGAACCCGGCGTAGATCGCATGAACCGGCAAAATCGCCAGCACGCCGATCGACGCCAGCGCGATCCTTGGCCCGAACCGCCGCCGCGCCAGGCCGTAAAGGGCCGGGAAGGCGAGCAGGTTGATGACGAAGCTCGTGGCTTTGCCCACCGCCACGGTCGCGTCGAACGACTCGCCGGGGACGACGCCGACCAGCCGGTAAACGGCCGCCCGAACGTAGGCGTCGAGCGGCGTGGCCCAGTCGTCGAGGACCCCCTCGTTCGAGCGGATGCGGGGATAATCGTTGAAGAAGCTTTCGACGTAATGCTTGACCGGCCCCTCGCCCCGATAGACCGACCGGGCGACCTCCAGGTAGTGGCTGCTGTCGCCGGGAACCAACGGCACGTTGCCGCCGCAGATCCAGGCCGCGGCGCGGATCGCGTAGCCTAGCCAGAAGATCGCCAGCGCCAGCCTGGCCTCGCGGCCGAGCCTCGGCGAGACGATCAAGCCGACCGCCCCCGTCAGCAGCCCGATCGTCAGGTGCCAGCGGAGCAGGACAAGCTGCGACGGCCTCCGGATCCGGGCGAGCATCGGGACTTCGTAAAACTGGTGGGCGATGAAGTCGAAGGCGTAATCGAGCCAGCCGAACGACCAGTCCGCCCAGCCAGCGACGACAACCAGGGCGATCAGGCCGACGCCCGCCGCGACCCTTCGCGAGGATGAACCGTCCATCAGGGCCGGGCCGCCTTCAACATGGCCTCGCGACGGGCGCGGAACTCGCTGTCGGCCTTCCACTCAGGCCAACGATCGCCGTCGGCCACCCGCACTCCGACCTCCAGGATGAGCCTCGCATCCTCGACCGCGCCGGATAGATCCCAATCGGGTTTCACCTGGTCGCTGGGCTTGTGGTAGTCGTTCTTGGTGTACTCGTCCTGCTTGCGCTGGCCGTAGTCAGCGTCCTTGCCGATGTAGTCGCGCCCGCCCTCGGGGTCGAGCGCCGGCACGCCCTTCTTGGCGAACTCGAAGTGGTCGGAGCGGTAGTAGGCCCCCTTCTCCGGCTCGGCGTCGGGCTTGATCACCCGTCCGTACTGGCCGGCCACCTCCACGAGCAGGTCGTCCAGGTTCGACTGCCCCATGCCGATGCTGATGAAATCGCGGGTGCGGCCCCAGGCGTTGATGCCGTCGATGTTGATGTTGGCCAGCGTCTTCTCCAGCGGATAGAGCGGGTGGCTGGCGTAGTACTTCGAACCCAGCAAACCCTTCTCCTCGGCTGTGACGAACAGGAAGAGGCTGGATCGCTTCGGAGGGGGCGAGAGCTTCGTCAGGCCTTCGGCGATCACCAGCACGGTCGCCGTGCCGGATGCGTTGTCGATCGCCCCGTTGTAGATGCCGTCCCCCTCGGCCTTGGCGTCGCGGCCGAGGTGGTCCCAGTGGGCGGTGTAGACGACGTACTCGTCCTTCTGCGTTGGGTCGGAGCCTTCGAGCTTGGCGATAAGATTCCGCGATTGGACCTTCCGCAGGGTTGTCTTGATCGAGAACTCGGACTTGGCGTGGAGCGGAACCGGTTGGAACGATCGATCAAGGGCGGCCTTCTTGAGCGTCGCGAGATCCTGGCCGCAGGCCTTCATGAGCTTCTCGGCGGTGGAAAGATCGATCCAGCCCTCGACGGCCGGTCGCACGGGCGTCCCCTCCTGGGGCGGCTCGTCGATGCCGAAGTTCTCGCGGCTCCAACTTCCCTGGACGACGGCGAACGGATAGCCGGCGGGGCCTTCTTCGTGGATCAGGATGGCGGCGGCGGCGCCTTTTTCGGCGGCGATCTCGTACTTGTAGGTCCAGCGGCCGTAATAGGTCATGGCCCTCCCCTTGAACATCGAGGGGTCGAGGACCTTGGGGTCGGCCGGATCGGGGATCGCCGGATCGTTCACCAGCATGATGAGCGTTTTGCCGCGGACGTCCACTCCCTTGAAGTCGTCCCAGCCGTACTCAGGGGCGACGACTCCGTAGCCGACGAAAACGGCCTCCGAGTTCTTCACCGAGACCTCGGGAGCGAGCCGCCGCGAGACGGCGACGAGGTTCTTGGGGAATTCCAGGGCGATCTCGCCGTCGGGCGCGTCGACGTGAAAAGCCCCGCGAACCTCGGTCGCCTGAAAGCCGACGAGCGGCACGGGTTGCTCGTAGCTCCCGTTCGGGTTGCCGGGCTTCAGCCCCATCGCCTTGAACCGATCGACGAGATACGCGGCGGTCTTCTCCTCGCCTGGCGTCCCCGGCCCGCGGCCCTCGAATTCGTCGGAGGAGAGCGTCCGGATGTGCCCCAGGATGCCGTCCGCGTCGATCGCCTCCAACGCCGGTTTCAGTCGATCGTCGGCCGGAGCCCCGACCCCGATCAGGCACCCCAGCGCGACCGCCCCCGCGAGGGCTCCTCCGACGTGGAATCTCATCGCCATCGCTCCTCGCCCGACCATCGTCCACTCGCAGGCGCCGTCGTCGCCGCGTTGAAAAGGACCATGATACGAAGCGAACGGCCGGGAGGCGAGGAGCCGCCCGTCAGGTGAACA
The nucleotide sequence above comes from Paludisphaera rhizosphaerae. Encoded proteins:
- a CDS encoding ArnT family glycosyltransferase is translated as MDGSSSRRVAAGVGLIALVVVAGWADWSFGWLDYAFDFIAHQFYEVPMLARIRRPSQLVLLRWHLTIGLLTGAVGLIVSPRLGREARLALAIFWLGYAIRAAAWICGGNVPLVPGDSSHYLEVARSVYRGEGPVKHYVESFFNDYPRIRSNEGVLDDWATPLDAYVRAAVYRLVGVVPGESFDATVAVGKATSFVINLLAFPALYGLARRRFGPRIALASIGVLAILPVHAIYAGFVLRESLVALTAILAVWTITEVWNSARAKSALGWTLVAGLCGGLAILARNTGLALAAASGLNALVNLRRRPLLIALWVGITLLVIAPWGWATYKEYGRPFYSYTNLFEYNFSWTVHHYEQGNTRPEQFYTAANAPEIVRVKIKSLIIIAVYSTMIVGLPLAAGYLSRLRNGRNEPGRDVDWLSATIFLVFVAATVKSIADVTQVAQLGRYYLPVYLVMIPTAAAGVLAWLDRLNVDRRAFGWLAATYVALLWADPTWAYDASWFQKPFQLHWTALRETADWIKEHPDAVPPDARIMTWFPWEMRVAADRPTVLMPRNYSAARIEEVARQYGVTHILWGSFEPPEHVDPESWGPYLEGVRTSVGLTQNKELFRSSPRQLYPVRLYRLR
- a CDS encoding M28 family metallopeptidase, with the translated sequence MRFHVGGALAGAVALGCLIGVGAPADDRLKPALEAIDADGILGHIRTLSSDEFEGRGPGTPGEEKTAAYLVDRFKAMGLKPGNPNGSYEQPVPLVGFQATEVRGAFHVDAPDGEIALEFPKNLVAVSRRLAPEVSVKNSEAVFVGYGVVAPEYGWDDFKGVDVRGKTLIMLVNDPAIPDPADPKVLDPSMFKGRAMTYYGRWTYKYEIAAEKGAAAAILIHEEGPAGYPFAVVQGSWSRENFGIDEPPQEGTPVRPAVEGWIDLSTAEKLMKACGQDLATLKKAALDRSFQPVPLHAKSEFSIKTTLRKVQSRNLIAKLEGSDPTQKDEYVVYTAHWDHLGRDAKAEGDGIYNGAIDNASGTATVLVIAEGLTKLSPPPKRSSLFLFVTAEEKGLLGSKYYASHPLYPLEKTLANINIDGINAWGRTRDFISIGMGQSNLDDLLVEVAGQYGRVIKPDAEPEKGAYYRSDHFEFAKKGVPALDPEGGRDYIGKDADYGQRKQDEYTKNDYHKPSDQVKPDWDLSGAVEDARLILEVGVRVADGDRWPEWKADSEFRARREAMLKAARP